One genomic segment of bacterium includes these proteins:
- a CDS encoding sensor histidine kinase: protein MRGQASPAGIWTHRQRAVTLLDWVFLGGLALWRMLLGPWPFYLYQLAAASALYLVVRTAIVLRREVPAWAEYAFVFIDAAIVGVAIGMLGGLRSDFYLAYFFVFGEAAVTLDLWLVVALSGWITLGYVVATRPATFQTMWEVGYRLFFMLVAGVGAGWVAWREAARGREVADLRERLLLEEERRRLAREVHDGVGHILAAGTQSVELVERLLPTDPQRAAALLPDLKHLLRQGLDEIRLLVLGLRPPGPSAGDAVAAARQHLAALSTRTDITTEIHSPDTEIPLSPASEFAFRRILQEALTNIGRHARAGHVVVTLGRSGETVTCSVKDDGVGFDAGRDGHRSGFGFEHMRERAAELGGALTISSSPSGGTTIAFTLPLRGASRPPEWTS from the coding sequence ATGCGTGGGCAGGCGTCGCCGGCGGGGATTTGGACGCACCGACAACGGGCCGTCACTCTCCTGGACTGGGTGTTCCTCGGCGGTCTTGCCCTTTGGCGGATGCTGCTCGGCCCCTGGCCGTTCTATCTCTATCAGCTCGCCGCCGCTTCGGCGCTGTACCTCGTCGTCCGCACCGCCATCGTGCTGCGGCGCGAGGTGCCGGCGTGGGCCGAGTACGCGTTTGTCTTCATCGATGCCGCGATCGTCGGCGTGGCGATCGGGATGCTCGGAGGCCTGCGGTCCGACTTCTACTTGGCCTACTTCTTTGTGTTCGGCGAAGCCGCCGTGACCCTCGATCTGTGGCTCGTGGTGGCGCTGAGCGGATGGATCACCCTCGGTTATGTGGTCGCGACCCGGCCGGCGACCTTCCAGACGATGTGGGAGGTCGGGTACCGTCTGTTTTTCATGCTGGTCGCCGGCGTAGGCGCGGGCTGGGTGGCGTGGAGGGAGGCCGCACGAGGACGGGAAGTGGCGGATCTCCGCGAGCGGCTTCTGCTCGAAGAAGAACGCCGGCGGCTCGCGCGGGAGGTCCACGACGGCGTGGGCCATATCTTGGCCGCGGGGACGCAGTCGGTAGAACTGGTCGAACGGCTGCTGCCCACGGATCCCCAGCGCGCCGCCGCGCTCCTGCCCGATCTCAAGCACCTCCTCCGGCAGGGACTCGACGAGATACGCCTCCTGGTCCTCGGGCTCCGGCCGCCGGGGCCGTCGGCGGGCGACGCGGTGGCCGCCGCGCGACAGCACCTCGCCGCGCTGTCGACCCGCACGGACATCACCACCGAGATCCACAGCCCTGACACCGAGATTCCGCTCTCCCCCGCGTCGGAGTTTGCCTTCCGGCGGATCCTGCAGGAGGCGCTCACGAACATCGGGCGGCACGCCCGCGCCGGCCACGTGGTGGTGACCCTCGGCCGTTCGGGGGAAACCGTGACGTGCAGCGTCAAAGACGACGGCGTCGGTTTCGACGCCGGCCGCGACGGGCATCGAAGCGGGTTTGGGTTCGAGCACATGCGCGAGCGGGCCGCCGAGCTCGGCGGCGCGCTAACCATCTCCTCGAGCCCCTCGGGCGGCACCACGATCGCCTTCACGCTCCCGCTGCGCGGTGCCTCGCGGCCGCCCGAGTGGACATCGTGA
- a CDS encoding response regulator transcription factor, whose translation MSRVPPKVRLLVADDEGVLRHALANLLAMAEDIEIVGEAADGREAVELAMARQADVVLMDIGMPRLDGIAATRELAGRAPHVKVIILTIYTDDDRVFHALQAGARGYLLKDASPDEILRGVRAVRDGEGILHPGLVGRVISEFGRLSVPEQRGAERFSELTAREREVLDLLAEGLRNQDIAGRLSIAEKTVKHHISSILSKLQLNHRTEAAVLASRLGLGRRGEVH comes from the coding sequence GTGAGCCGCGTCCCTCCGAAGGTCCGTTTACTCGTCGCCGATGACGAGGGCGTCCTGCGGCATGCCCTCGCCAATCTGCTGGCAATGGCCGAGGATATCGAGATCGTCGGCGAAGCCGCCGACGGTCGCGAAGCCGTGGAACTCGCGATGGCGCGGCAGGCCGACGTCGTCTTGATGGACATCGGCATGCCGCGTTTGGACGGCATCGCCGCGACCCGCGAGCTCGCCGGGCGGGCCCCCCACGTCAAAGTCATCATCCTCACGATCTACACCGACGACGACCGCGTGTTTCACGCGCTGCAGGCGGGCGCCCGAGGCTATTTGTTGAAGGACGCGAGCCCGGACGAGATCCTGCGAGGCGTGCGCGCGGTCCGCGACGGCGAGGGGATCCTGCATCCCGGACTGGTCGGGCGGGTGATCAGTGAGTTCGGCCGTCTGTCGGTGCCGGAGCAACGCGGCGCAGAGCGTTTCTCCGAACTGACGGCCCGCGAGCGCGAGGTCCTGGACCTGCTGGCGGAGGGCCTCCGCAATCAGGACATCGCCGGGCGCCTCTCGATCGCAGAGAAGACGGTCAAGCACCACATCAGCAGCATCCTGTCCAAGCTGCAGCTCAACCACCGGACGGAGGCCGCGGTGCTGGCCTCGCGATTGGGGCTTGGGCGGCGAGGCGAAGTGCATTGA
- a CDS encoding alpha/beta hydrolase, with protein MRPLFATILRGRWGRWFSREPAIPDPRLRAVTFPSADGVRLAGWYGELSRTAATIILCHGAPGDKRDMAGLAGALMDAGFDVLAFDFRGWGESGRTRVTLGHREVQDVLGAVEFVRTRRAGRRHPIGIVGLSMGAAAAIIAAAQTPAIDVVVADSSYARLDQSVERIARRVWSPFDLPAARRARRLGEHLIGAPLASVAPVEAVARISPRPVLIIHGRRDRLTDVADAHALYRACGDPKALWIVERAGHARTRRVGTREYDRRVIGFFNTYVAAMT; from the coding sequence ATGCGGCCGCTGTTCGCCACCATTCTTCGCGGCCGCTGGGGCAGATGGTTCAGCCGCGAACCCGCGATTCCCGACCCTCGGCTGCGCGCGGTCACCTTTCCGAGCGCCGACGGGGTCAGGCTGGCCGGTTGGTACGGCGAGCTGTCCAGGACGGCCGCGACGATCATCCTCTGCCACGGTGCGCCGGGCGACAAACGCGACATGGCGGGCCTCGCCGGCGCCCTGATGGATGCCGGGTTCGATGTCCTGGCGTTCGATTTCCGCGGTTGGGGTGAGAGCGGCCGAACCCGCGTCACTCTCGGGCACCGGGAAGTCCAGGACGTGTTAGGTGCCGTCGAGTTCGTACGCACCCGGCGGGCCGGCCGGCGACACCCTATCGGGATCGTCGGTCTTTCGATGGGCGCGGCGGCGGCGATCATCGCCGCCGCCCAGACTCCCGCGATCGATGTGGTCGTCGCCGACAGCAGTTATGCCAGGCTCGATCAGAGCGTTGAGCGCATCGCGCGCCGCGTCTGGAGCCCGTTCGACCTACCCGCGGCACGACGGGCCCGTCGGCTCGGCGAACACCTCATCGGAGCGCCGCTGGCGTCCGTCGCGCCCGTCGAGGCCGTCGCCAGGATCAGTCCGCGTCCGGTTCTGATCATCCATGGGCGGCGGGATAGGCTGACCGACGTCGCGGATGCGCACGCCCTCTACCGCGCGTGCGGCGATCCGAAGGCTCTGTGGATCGTCGAGCGCGCCGGGCATGCGCGGACGCGCCGCGTCGGGACCCGGGAGTACGATCGGCGCGTCATCGGGTTCTTCAACACATACGTCGCGGCGATGACGTGA
- a CDS encoding sigma-70 family RNA polymerase sigma factor, giving the protein MRSRGYPSWTWRRDVRAVPDARDTGDEELMAQLAAGRQDALGPLYSRYASRLFSLAAQSLDRATAEEIVQEVFLQVWRRSATFAPDRGTFRAWVFQIAHHRILNELRRRSRQPQLEEDPEGLRLAAAPDPMPGPDEILASEAQRAEVREALAALPEAQRRAVEMAFVEGLTHEQVAKSLELPLGTTKTRIRAGLQRLRAGLAPAVAVLLVAAGIGAIVGIRNDEASRALDGRALALLTSSETVAVRLNAAPGIPPETHAVYRGHTEATIAVLTLEKFPPASAGGTYQAWVRHGGTWTSLGTVRPDAQGGARLIVEGPAVDRLPDAIEITREPARGSPSPHGPVIVSGQPGSPGTQYR; this is encoded by the coding sequence ATGCGGTCCCGCGGTTATCCGAGTTGGACCTGGCGCCGCGACGTCCGCGCCGTCCCCGACGCGCGCGACACCGGCGACGAGGAGTTGATGGCGCAGCTCGCGGCGGGCCGGCAGGACGCGCTTGGCCCTCTCTACAGCCGCTACGCCTCGCGGCTGTTCTCGCTCGCCGCGCAGTCCCTCGACCGCGCCACCGCGGAGGAAATCGTGCAGGAAGTCTTCCTTCAAGTGTGGCGCAGGTCCGCGACGTTCGCCCCGGACCGCGGCACCTTTCGAGCCTGGGTCTTTCAAATCGCCCACCACCGGATTCTGAACGAGCTCCGCCGGCGCAGCCGTCAGCCCCAACTGGAGGAAGATCCCGAGGGCCTCCGGCTCGCCGCGGCCCCCGATCCCATGCCGGGTCCCGACGAGATCCTCGCGTCCGAAGCGCAGCGCGCCGAGGTGCGCGAGGCGCTGGCGGCGCTCCCGGAGGCGCAGCGCCGGGCGGTGGAAATGGCGTTCGTCGAGGGACTGACGCACGAACAGGTGGCGAAGAGCCTCGAACTGCCGCTCGGCACGACGAAGACGCGCATCCGCGCCGGTCTGCAGCGGCTTCGGGCCGGATTGGCTCCCGCCGTCGCCGTGCTGCTCGTCGCCGCCGGCATCGGCGCGATCGTAGGCATTCGCAACGACGAGGCCTCTCGGGCGCTCGACGGACGCGCGCTCGCCCTGCTCACGTCAAGCGAGACGGTGGCAGTTCGGTTGAACGCCGCGCCGGGAATTCCGCCGGAGACACATGCCGTGTACCGCGGACACACGGAGGCGACGATTGCCGTGCTCACCCTCGAGAAATTCCCGCCGGCGTCGGCGGGTGGGACGTACCAGGCGTGGGTCCGTCACGGAGGGACCTGGACGTCGTTGGGTACGGTCCGGCCCGACGCGCAGGGCGGCGCCCGGTTGATCGTGGAGGGCCCGGCGGTGGACCGCCTGCCCGATGCGATCGAGATCACGCGTGAGCCGGCACGCGGGAGTCCGAGCCCGCACGGCCCGGTGATCGTGAGCGGTCAACCGGGTTCGCCGGGCACGCAGTACCGCTAG
- a CDS encoding YihY/virulence factor BrkB family protein yields MTLAGAGGGRWAGGFLDRLVQHQLAEQATIIAFNIIYAMFPLALSLTAIGGFVYRGGPARAGLLHAIHAAFPAEVAREMTDVINTAGSHSGLLGLIGFLALFWAGSNLFTAIETSFGRIFEVPPRGVVHQRLVAFLMILAFSMLLVLSVAASNIALLMNARHAPVPGWGRILGLVGGWAFAVLTPLLLYWMVPNVRLPFRALWPGAVSAGTALQLITLVFPLYIRYLAGVNRFGDAFSLTFLLMTWSYLVAFALLAGAEVNALRLAAQAPIARPAPRPPSGG; encoded by the coding sequence ATGACGCTTGCGGGCGCGGGCGGAGGGCGGTGGGCCGGAGGCTTTCTCGACCGGCTGGTGCAGCATCAACTCGCCGAGCAGGCGACGATCATCGCGTTCAACATCATCTATGCGATGTTTCCCCTCGCGCTCTCACTTACGGCAATCGGAGGGTTTGTCTACCGGGGCGGCCCCGCGCGGGCGGGGCTCCTCCACGCGATCCACGCCGCGTTTCCCGCGGAGGTCGCCCGGGAGATGACCGACGTGATCAACACCGCCGGGAGCCACTCGGGGCTCCTCGGCCTGATCGGGTTCCTCGCGCTGTTCTGGGCCGGCTCGAATCTGTTCACCGCGATCGAAACGAGCTTCGGCCGGATCTTCGAGGTGCCGCCGCGCGGGGTCGTGCATCAGCGCCTGGTCGCCTTCCTCATGATCCTGGCGTTTTCGATGTTGCTCGTTTTGTCCGTGGCTGCCTCGAATATCGCCCTGCTCATGAACGCGCGCCACGCCCCCGTGCCCGGGTGGGGGCGAATCCTCGGGCTGGTCGGCGGCTGGGCGTTCGCCGTGTTGACGCCGCTCCTACTCTATTGGATGGTGCCGAACGTCCGGCTGCCCTTTCGCGCGCTCTGGCCGGGCGCGGTGTCCGCGGGGACGGCCCTCCAACTCATCACGCTGGTGTTCCCGCTCTACATCCGGTATCTCGCCGGGGTGAACCGGTTCGGCGACGCGTTCAGCCTGACGTTCCTTCTGATGACGTGGTCCTACCTGGTGGCATTCGCCCTGCTGGCCGGGGCAGAGGTCAATGCACTTCGCCTCGCCGCCCAAGCCCCAATCGCGAGGCCAGCACCGCGGCCTCCGTCCGGTGGTTGA
- a CDS encoding 1-acyl-sn-glycerol-3-phosphate acyltransferase: MRQPPSITGFRPARPSRIFIRLMRLVNRFYAMPRARVSCEVRETSTLRRLPPGVLITPNHSDFADAMVVTELMRRTGRFATFMATRENFDVNQGLNGLVMQWMGGFSVNRGGENAKCQQFAKDILKRRRYDLLVFPEGEVYLLNDLVMPFKPGVAMLALDVASENRREGHSARPIVIVPVAIKYRYLGDVTPALDRMAADLEAAYFGERRTGPLYDRIYAIGVELLGRKEEEWGLRADPAWTVYDRVHRIQKFLLESLERRYLGRVRDEFPFDRARRLMLHLLEAVDALRVQPDLSEAERAARTADLRRDLERAEAAARSVSFADDYVLNRPTPERMAETLTKLEREIRGRYVELPKVRRSAIVTVGEPIDVRGYLAAYDARGTRKETVLRLTRDLQTGIQTMIDAANAAGDPRVRA; the protein is encoded by the coding sequence GTGCGGCAGCCGCCGTCGATCACGGGGTTTCGGCCGGCCAGACCCAGCCGGATCTTCATCAGGCTGATGCGGTTGGTGAACCGGTTCTACGCGATGCCGCGGGCGCGTGTCTCGTGCGAGGTTCGAGAGACGAGCACGCTCCGGCGCCTCCCGCCGGGTGTTCTGATCACGCCCAACCACTCCGACTTCGCCGATGCCATGGTGGTGACGGAGCTGATGCGCCGGACCGGCCGGTTTGCGACGTTCATGGCGACCCGCGAGAACTTCGACGTTAACCAAGGCCTGAACGGCCTCGTCATGCAGTGGATGGGCGGGTTTTCCGTCAACCGCGGCGGGGAGAACGCGAAGTGCCAGCAATTTGCGAAAGACATCCTCAAGCGGAGGCGCTACGACCTGCTCGTCTTCCCCGAGGGCGAAGTCTATCTGCTGAACGACCTGGTGATGCCGTTCAAGCCGGGCGTCGCGATGCTCGCGCTCGACGTCGCGAGCGAGAACCGCAGGGAGGGACATTCGGCGCGCCCCATCGTGATCGTCCCCGTTGCGATCAAGTACCGTTATCTGGGCGACGTCACGCCCGCGTTGGACCGCATGGCGGCGGATCTCGAAGCGGCGTACTTCGGAGAGCGGCGTACGGGTCCGCTCTACGACCGTATCTACGCGATCGGGGTCGAGCTGCTCGGTCGCAAAGAGGAGGAGTGGGGCCTCCGCGCCGACCCGGCGTGGACCGTGTACGATCGCGTCCATCGCATCCAAAAATTTCTCCTCGAAAGCCTGGAGCGCCGGTATCTCGGCCGGGTGCGGGACGAGTTCCCGTTCGACCGGGCCCGCCGGCTGATGCTCCACTTGCTCGAAGCGGTGGACGCCCTGCGTGTGCAGCCTGACCTCTCCGAGGCGGAGCGGGCGGCGCGCACCGCGGACCTCCGGCGAGACCTCGAGCGGGCGGAGGCCGCGGCCCGTTCAGTGTCCTTTGCCGACGATTACGTGCTCAACCGTCCGACGCCGGAACGCATGGCGGAGACGTTGACGAAGCTCGAACGGGAGATCCGCGGCCGCTACGTTGAGCTCCCCAAGGTCAGGCGATCGGCAATCGTCACGGTCGGCGAGCCGATCGACGTGCGCGGGTACCTCGCCGCGTACGACGCGCGGGGCACCCGCAAGGAGACGGTCCTGCGGCTCACGCGCGACCTGCAAACGGGCATCCAAACCATGATCGACGCGGCCAACGCCGCCGGCGATCCACGCGTCCGGGCATGA
- a CDS encoding plastocyanin/azurin family copper-binding protein: MLLGWALSAGHWLFKHRYSARALGAVLTLAMCIVSGGPAGPRATAAAVAPKAYIGLYGDDAIGVLDTGSGRLMSTIKVPAGPEAVIVSPDGSRVYVSSEDATAVSVIDATTDAVIKTLDLGAFPEGMALSRDGRTLLAAVFGIDKVDVIDTETLTVTAQFSVAKAHGVALSPDGATAYVGAQDVPDHNAIVVLDVAGRKVTAQVPLSQTPRGLTVSPDGKSLYFTTANSAGVEVMDTATNAVVAEIPVGPIPHQIAFTPDRAHALVAVQGAGRVAVIDVASRRVVKEVAVGRYPHWVGLTSDGTLAYVTNEGDNTVSVVDLASQSVVATLKVGSEPRKVSLQRGSGAMASYAPAMAAAAGGFAARPLRPAPAPRPGDVQIHVRSFAFGTDKVTVAAGHAVTWINDDPVPHTATAQTTHGKLWDSGQVVPGSSMTVTMSKPGTYVYQCDDHPFMRATVVVTR; the protein is encoded by the coding sequence ATGCTGCTCGGATGGGCATTATCGGCCGGCCACTGGCTCTTCAAGCACCGCTACAGCGCGCGGGCGCTCGGGGCGGTGCTTACCCTGGCAATGTGCATCGTCTCGGGCGGCCCGGCCGGTCCGCGGGCGACGGCGGCGGCCGTGGCCCCCAAAGCGTACATCGGGCTGTACGGCGACGACGCCATCGGAGTGCTCGACACCGGATCGGGCCGCCTCATGAGCACCATCAAGGTGCCGGCCGGCCCGGAGGCCGTCATCGTCTCGCCCGACGGCAGCCGCGTCTACGTCTCCAGCGAGGACGCGACCGCGGTCAGCGTCATCGACGCCACCACCGACGCGGTCATTAAGACGCTCGATCTCGGGGCGTTCCCGGAAGGGATGGCGCTGTCGCGTGATGGGCGCACGCTGCTGGCCGCGGTGTTCGGGATCGACAAGGTCGACGTCATTGACACGGAGACGCTCACGGTGACGGCGCAGTTCTCCGTGGCCAAAGCGCACGGCGTCGCGCTGTCGCCCGACGGCGCAACCGCGTACGTGGGCGCTCAGGACGTGCCCGACCACAACGCGATTGTGGTGCTCGACGTCGCCGGCCGGAAGGTGACGGCCCAGGTGCCGCTGAGCCAAACGCCGCGCGGGTTGACCGTCAGTCCGGACGGGAAGTCCCTGTACTTCACTACGGCCAACAGCGCGGGCGTCGAGGTCATGGATACCGCAACCAACGCGGTCGTGGCGGAGATCCCGGTCGGGCCGATCCCGCACCAGATCGCCTTCACGCCGGACCGCGCCCACGCGCTCGTGGCCGTGCAGGGCGCGGGACGGGTGGCGGTCATCGACGTCGCGTCGCGCCGGGTCGTGAAGGAGGTCGCCGTCGGCCGGTACCCGCACTGGGTCGGGCTGACATCGGACGGGACGCTCGCCTACGTTACGAACGAGGGCGACAACACGGTCTCCGTCGTCGACCTGGCTTCGCAGAGCGTCGTCGCGACGCTGAAGGTCGGAAGCGAGCCCCGTAAGGTCTCACTGCAGCGGGGATCGGGCGCGATGGCAAGTTATGCGCCCGCGATGGCCGCCGCGGCCGGCGGGTTCGCGGCGCGGCCGCTCCGGCCCGCCCCGGCGCCCCGGCCCGGCGACGTCCAGATCCACGTTCGCAGTTTTGCCTTCGGCACGGACAAGGTCACCGTCGCCGCGGGACACGCGGTCACATGGATCAACGACGATCCGGTGCCGCATACCGCGACGGCGCAGACCACGCACGGCAAGCTCTGGGACTCGGGCCAGGTGGTGCCGGGAAGCAGCATGACGGTGACGATGAGCAAGCCCGGGACGTACGTCTATCAGTGCGACGACCATCCGTTCATGCGCGCGACGGTGGTGGTGACGCGCTAG
- a CDS encoding cupredoxin family copper-binding protein: protein MANTVRVCGRLGVRAGAIVAAGLLLLSAVVGVTADSPRVADAAAGARPVQIQMKNFAFDPPAIAIKAGQTLTWTNDDVVPHTATADGKTWDSGQMAPGRSYTVTVTKPGTYEYTCSNHPFMHAKVIVTN from the coding sequence ATGGCAAATACGGTGAGGGTCTGTGGGCGATTGGGAGTGCGCGCCGGCGCGATCGTGGCTGCGGGATTGCTGCTGCTGTCGGCGGTCGTGGGCGTGACCGCTGATTCTCCGCGCGTCGCCGACGCGGCCGCGGGCGCCCGCCCGGTCCAGATCCAGATGAAGAACTTCGCGTTTGACCCGCCGGCGATCGCCATCAAGGCCGGGCAAACACTAACCTGGACGAACGACGATGTCGTGCCGCACACCGCGACCGCGGATGGAAAAACGTGGGACTCCGGACAAATGGCGCCGGGACGCAGCTATACCGTGACGGTGACGAAGCCGGGCACGTACGAGTACACGTGCTCCAACCACCCGTTCATGCACGCGAAGGTCATCGTCACGAATTAG